In Candidatus Nomurabacteria bacterium, a genomic segment contains:
- the glmS gene encoding glutamine--fructose-6-phosphate transaminase (isomerizing), translating to MCGIIGYTGSRSALPLLFEGIESLQHRGYDSGGVGLQTDSSLTLIRALGKPENLSSKLEERGHWNPQSPAMRSRCGIGHTRWATHGEPSVVNAHPHASRDGHYAVVHNGTIDNLEAIRKQLLTWLPGLELFSETDTELLAHMVMYFVDKEHDLIRAVQLTGCLIEGANAFAVISSRNPGCIAAFRRGSPLLFAKLEHGYLLASDQAAILPHSSSYSWLEDGDVLFLSPDEDPRVLDADDYDVVRESINIEESMRQSSRGDHPHFMLAEIMGQPVTIQRTIEGRIQDGGKPLIRLGGMIDIREWVGHDLSEILLTGCGTSWFAAQVGKRWLNQLGFRAEAPLASELFRSFQGVDRGTLVIPFSQSGETHDTNQAVKWVKERDAKVWSICNVVGSALTRMSNAGMYLRVGQETGVASTKAFTSQVVAATLTGLALVQEREPDRLHTPEIKAVIQAILDLPRQIQNVLDQAAKIREVAESIASSTGAYFLGTGYSLCAAREGALKLKEISYIHAEAYPVAEMKHGPIALIDENMPVIFVAVDEGGPKEWAQSLGSNISEVRARKGQIIVIAEEDSELAGTILSEGSGQVLYTPKTVGVLTPVLSAVVMQLLAYYAAAELGREIDQPRNLAKVVTVA from the coding sequence ATGTGCGGGATTATTGGGTACACGGGAAGCCGGTCGGCTCTCCCCCTCTTGTTTGAAGGGATTGAAAGTCTGCAACACCGGGGTTACGACTCTGGTGGGGTGGGACTACAAACAGACAGCAGCTTGACCCTGATTCGAGCTCTGGGAAAGCCTGAAAACCTCAGCAGTAAGCTGGAGGAAAGAGGGCACTGGAACCCTCAGAGTCCTGCGATGCGGTCACGCTGTGGCATCGGCCACACACGTTGGGCTACGCACGGTGAACCATCGGTCGTCAACGCACATCCACACGCGTCGCGGGATGGCCACTATGCAGTGGTGCACAATGGGACAATCGACAACTTGGAAGCGATCCGAAAACAACTGTTAACCTGGCTGCCTGGCTTGGAGCTTTTCTCCGAAACTGATACCGAGCTACTCGCTCATATGGTCATGTACTTTGTTGATAAAGAACATGATCTGATCAGAGCAGTCCAGCTCACCGGGTGCCTGATTGAGGGGGCAAACGCCTTCGCGGTCATATCAAGCAGAAACCCTGGATGTATTGCGGCCTTCCGTCGCGGTAGCCCGCTCTTGTTTGCTAAACTCGAGCACGGCTATCTCTTGGCTTCTGACCAGGCTGCTATCCTTCCTCACAGTTCCAGCTACAGCTGGCTCGAGGATGGTGATGTCCTCTTCTTGAGTCCGGATGAAGATCCGCGAGTTCTGGATGCTGACGACTACGATGTGGTACGGGAAAGCATCAATATCGAGGAGAGCATGCGCCAGAGTAGTCGAGGAGATCACCCTCACTTCATGCTCGCCGAGATCATGGGACAACCCGTAACGATTCAACGGACCATCGAGGGACGAATTCAAGACGGAGGAAAGCCGCTGATCAGGCTCGGCGGCATGATCGACATCCGTGAATGGGTAGGACATGATCTGTCTGAGATACTTTTGACAGGATGTGGCACGTCCTGGTTTGCAGCTCAAGTGGGAAAGCGATGGCTAAACCAGCTCGGCTTCCGGGCTGAGGCACCCCTAGCTTCGGAGCTCTTCCGAAGCTTCCAGGGTGTTGATCGAGGCACGCTAGTCATCCCCTTCTCACAGTCCGGAGAAACCCATGACACCAATCAAGCGGTCAAGTGGGTCAAGGAGCGGGACGCGAAAGTCTGGAGTATCTGCAACGTGGTTGGATCAGCACTTACTCGCATGAGTAATGCTGGTATGTACCTGAGAGTTGGCCAGGAGACCGGAGTGGCCTCCACTAAGGCCTTCACCAGCCAAGTCGTCGCAGCGACTTTGACCGGGCTAGCGCTCGTCCAAGAACGCGAGCCCGACAGACTTCACACTCCTGAGATCAAGGCTGTGATTCAGGCGATTCTGGATTTGCCTCGGCAGATTCAGAACGTGCTTGATCAAGCAGCGAAGATCCGAGAAGTTGCTGAATCCATTGCATCAAGCACCGGGGCCTACTTCCTGGGTACTGGCTATAGTCTTTGCGCAGCACGTGAAGGCGCTCTCAAGCTCAAGGAGATTTCCTATATTCATGCCGAGGCCTATCCGGTCGCGGAAATGAAACACGGGCCCATCGCCTTGATCGACGAGAACATGCCAGTGATCTTCGTGGCCGTGGATGAAGGAGGACCCAAAGAATGGGCCCAGAGCCTTGGAAGCAACATCAGCGAGGTTCGTGCTCGAAAGGGCCAGATCATCGTGATTGCGGAAGAGGACTCCGAGCTCGCTGGCACAATTCTCAGTGAGGGCTCTGGTCAGGTACTGTACACTCCCAAGACCGTTGGTGTACTCACGCCTGTGCTGAGTGCCGTCGTCATGCAGCTCCTGGCCTACTACGCTGCAGCTGAGTTGGGACGCGAGATCGATCAACCTCGCAACTTGGCCAAAGTGGTCACCGTAGCCTAA
- a CDS encoding YibE/F family protein, giving the protein MKKLILIVTLFGLILPFAIQAQDQADAIPDQVINVAEDELFQAKVIQILDAREVDSPDGETYQQQNLLLEGTKGEWKGKQVTIEGISDIQIVNSLIFKKGDQVIVAASPSPDGEVRYYLVDAVRSPSLTWLTILFVIIVLIIGKWKGLRALIVLGLSAAVILWYIVPQILKGADPLVISVVGGAVIMALAIFFTEGYNRHARLAYFSILILLAILLLLSKFFTLAAHLTGLASEEAIFISALQGGINVEGLLLAGMIIGTLGALDDVILNQIAVVDELRESNPELSTKELHKKAMRVGTTHISSIVNTLFLAYAGASLPLLVLFSVHEAPFLSFSDVINSEVIATEIVRTLVGSIVLVLAVPLATFLAVRFYDKTHPTHGQEANAEAR; this is encoded by the coding sequence ATGAAAAAACTCATTCTCATAGTCACCCTCTTCGGCCTTATCCTCCCTTTTGCCATCCAAGCCCAAGATCAAGCTGATGCTATACCTGATCAAGTGATTAATGTAGCAGAAGATGAACTATTTCAAGCAAAGGTCATACAAATATTGGATGCGCGAGAAGTTGACTCCCCTGACGGTGAGACCTACCAACAGCAAAATTTACTTCTCGAGGGCACCAAAGGAGAATGGAAAGGTAAACAAGTAACGATTGAGGGAATTTCTGATATCCAAATTGTGAATAGTCTCATTTTTAAAAAAGGAGATCAGGTTATTGTTGCGGCCAGTCCTAGTCCTGATGGTGAAGTGCGATATTACCTGGTTGATGCGGTTCGCAGTCCTTCACTGACCTGGTTAACCATCCTTTTTGTAATTATCGTGCTCATTATCGGAAAATGGAAAGGACTGCGTGCGCTCATAGTGCTGGGATTAAGTGCAGCGGTGATTCTCTGGTACATTGTGCCGCAGATATTAAAAGGAGCTGATCCCCTGGTAATCAGTGTTGTTGGTGGTGCAGTAATTATGGCTTTAGCAATTTTCTTCACTGAAGGTTATAACCGGCACGCTCGCCTAGCTTACTTCAGCATTCTCATCCTACTGGCGATTCTTTTACTCTTATCAAAATTCTTTACTCTGGCCGCTCATCTCACCGGATTAGCAAGTGAAGAAGCAATTTTTATCAGCGCGCTACAGGGTGGGATAAATGTAGAGGGCCTCTTACTCGCTGGAATGATTATCGGTACCCTTGGTGCACTGGATGACGTTATCCTCAATCAAATTGCTGTAGTGGATGAATTACGCGAAAGTAATCCGGAACTCAGCACAAAAGAGTTGCACAAAAAAGCCATGCGCGTTGGCACGACCCATATCTCATCAATTGTAAACACGCTCTTCCTGGCCTATGCTGGCGCCTCACTCCCCCTCCTTGTGCTCTTCTCAGTGCATGAAGCACCTTTTCTCTCTTTCAGCGATGTTATCAACAGTGAAGTCATCGCAACAGAGATCGTGCGTACTTTAGTGGGTAGTATAGTGCTTGTCTTAGCTGTTCCGCTAGCCACCTTCTTAGCAGTGCGCTTCTATGACAAAACGCATCCAACGCATGGACAAGAAGCTAATGCTGAGGCAAGATAA
- a CDS encoding zinc ribbon domain-containing protein, whose translation MDKTYKNCQSCSMPLKSDKNGGGTNADGSKSTMYCSLCYQNGQFVNPDWTAQQMQDFVKGKMKEMGFPGFMAGFFTRGIPKLERWKQ comes from the coding sequence ATGGATAAAACCTACAAAAACTGTCAAAGCTGCTCAATGCCCCTCAAAAGCGATAAAAACGGTGGCGGCACCAACGCTGATGGATCGAAAAGTACTATGTACTGCAGCTTATGCTATCAAAATGGCCAATTTGTAAACCCGGACTGGACTGCGCAGCAAATGCAGGACTTTGTAAAAGGAAAAATGAAGGAAATGGGTTTCCCAGGCTTCATGGCCGGATTTTTCACTCGCGGCATACCAAAGTTAGAACGCTGGAAGCAGTAA
- a CDS encoding asparaginase encodes MTAYTKKRILLILTGGTIAGNVASNEITKQEKSQPDSFLSILKDSTEIVKRNWSIEIEASTKELFNVDSSDMLPANWSAMAETIAENYDEYDAFIILHGTNTMGYTGAALSFALENVNKPVILTGAQVPLGYLGSDATTNLVNSLRLAVWGYHPIKGVMAVFGSKIIAGTRIKKGTDFDYDPYSSFIAGALGQIGRFIRINDAALDKYISYLSKSKPLAIQARVLSVKKDFDTKSIASLTEFPGMSPDIFQTLVEQNGIKAFVFRAFGAGDASQHLFKGFEYLKEKQIPIVVTSQAPQGVASFQVNESGKQLKDRDLAIPAYDMSIESITTKLAWLLAQGISYEQIKSKMLEDLHGEINIENELL; translated from the coding sequence ATGACTGCATACACGAAAAAACGCATACTCCTCATTTTAACCGGCGGCACGATTGCTGGAAATGTAGCGAGTAATGAAATTACCAAGCAAGAGAAATCTCAACCAGACAGCTTCCTGTCAATTTTGAAAGACTCCACTGAAATCGTCAAACGAAATTGGAGTATTGAGATTGAAGCCAGCACCAAGGAACTGTTTAATGTTGATAGCTCTGATATGCTACCGGCCAACTGGTCCGCTATGGCTGAGACTATTGCTGAAAACTACGACGAGTATGATGCCTTTATTATCCTCCACGGTACAAATACTATGGGCTATACTGGCGCCGCCCTGTCATTTGCATTGGAGAATGTGAACAAACCGGTTATTTTAACGGGTGCACAGGTTCCACTGGGTTACCTGGGCTCGGACGCAACTACCAACTTAGTAAACTCACTTCGTTTAGCAGTCTGGGGCTATCACCCGATCAAAGGGGTGATGGCTGTATTTGGTAGTAAAATTATTGCCGGTACGCGAATTAAAAAAGGCACGGATTTTGACTACGATCCCTATAGCTCCTTTATTGCCGGAGCCCTAGGGCAGATTGGTCGATTCATTCGCATTAACGATGCGGCGCTTGATAAATATATTAGCTACTTGTCAAAAAGTAAGCCTCTGGCAATTCAAGCCCGGGTGCTTAGTGTGAAAAAGGACTTTGACACAAAGAGCATTGCCTCGCTTACTGAATTTCCCGGAATGTCACCTGACATCTTCCAGACCCTGGTTGAGCAAAATGGCATTAAGGCTTTTGTGTTCCGGGCTTTTGGGGCTGGTGATGCCAGTCAGCATCTCTTCAAAGGCTTTGAGTATTTGAAAGAAAAGCAAATTCCAATCGTGGTTACCTCTCAAGCCCCGCAAGGTGTGGCTAGTTTCCAGGTAAACGAATCTGGAAAACAACTCAAGGACCGAGATCTGGCTATCCCCGCCTATGATATGAGCATTGAGTCCATCACAACAAAGTTGGCTTGGCTCTTAGCGCAGGGTATAAGCTACGAACAGATCAAATCTAAGATGCTCGAAGACCTCCACGGCGAGATCAATATCGAGAACGAATTACTCTAA
- a CDS encoding ATP-dependent helicase, with amino-acid sequence MAEYVIRKSTDPSTLKVNYKEELNQEQLDVVQRGDGPVLVLAGAGSGKTRTIVYRVAYLLEQGVKADNILLVTFTNKASREMLTRVEELLGAYPKGLWGGTFHHIANILLRRFGNAIGFPPNFTILDEEDAKSLINVCVKEEGIDTKGKRFPSAAVVKSILSLCINTQSDLRDILEKRFSSFLQLEDKLEAVQKQYVKRKKKNHLVDFDDMLYLLDQLLQTRPDIREKLATQFKYVLVDEYQDTNRLQSSIVRQLASVHGNLLVVGDDAQSIYAFRGATVQNILDFPQQYPNCQTFKLETNYRSIKPVLEVANDVIRHNPDQFEKTLHPIRHGVVKPLVVPASSSEQEAEFIAQRVLEFREEGIPLQNIAVLFRASYQSQSLEFELTRRDIPYDYRGGLRFFERAHIKDLLAYLKLLDNPRDEVAFLRVIQLYPGIGVETGVKLWRECLSDLPSAEELAGAACEKALTQRSSEGFRSFQKTLKKLLQHEKRAPNDLIQELAKGEYREYLQVTYPNANERIDDLLELARFAERYEKLSEFLAEVSLQESFGVVTETGAASEDEAMVVSSIHQAKGLEWDVVFVISCNDGSFPNPRALKEEGGIEEERRLFYVAVTRAKTHLFLSYSIGVNMRSTAMYMQRPSPFITELPEHLYEELTLTEERGSPDDFFIEMDSDGEPKSVLDILLEEKKQRRSRGRG; translated from the coding sequence ATGGCAGAATATGTGATTCGCAAATCGACAGACCCGAGTACCTTGAAGGTCAATTATAAAGAAGAGCTGAATCAGGAGCAGCTGGATGTGGTGCAGAGAGGGGACGGGCCAGTTTTGGTGTTAGCAGGTGCTGGATCCGGCAAAACCCGCACTATTGTCTATAGAGTAGCTTACCTTCTTGAGCAAGGTGTAAAGGCTGATAACATCCTTTTAGTTACTTTTACGAATAAAGCCTCACGAGAAATGTTGACTCGAGTGGAGGAGTTGCTGGGTGCTTACCCGAAAGGCCTATGGGGCGGCACTTTCCATCACATTGCAAATATCCTTTTGCGCCGTTTTGGGAACGCAATTGGCTTCCCGCCTAATTTCACTATCCTGGATGAAGAGGACGCTAAGTCACTCATCAATGTGTGTGTGAAAGAAGAGGGTATTGATACGAAGGGTAAGCGATTTCCTTCGGCAGCTGTGGTGAAGAGTATTCTCAGTCTTTGCATTAATACGCAGTCCGATTTACGCGATATATTAGAAAAGCGCTTTTCAAGCTTCCTCCAATTAGAGGATAAGTTAGAGGCGGTGCAGAAGCAGTATGTGAAGCGAAAAAAGAAAAATCACCTGGTAGATTTCGATGACATGCTCTACTTGCTGGATCAACTCCTACAGACACGGCCTGATATTCGTGAAAAGTTAGCCACACAATTCAAATACGTTTTGGTCGACGAGTACCAGGATACAAATCGTCTGCAGTCATCAATTGTACGCCAACTTGCTTCGGTGCATGGGAATTTGTTAGTGGTGGGTGATGACGCGCAGAGCATTTACGCTTTTCGCGGGGCGACGGTGCAGAATATTTTAGATTTCCCGCAGCAGTATCCTAATTGCCAAACCTTTAAGCTAGAAACAAATTACCGTTCGATCAAGCCGGTATTAGAAGTAGCGAATGATGTGATCCGACATAACCCTGATCAGTTTGAAAAAACACTCCATCCGATTCGTCACGGGGTAGTGAAGCCTTTGGTTGTGCCGGCCAGCTCCAGCGAACAAGAGGCTGAATTCATTGCTCAGCGTGTCCTGGAGTTCCGTGAAGAGGGGATTCCTTTGCAAAACATCGCCGTATTATTCCGCGCGTCGTATCAATCACAGTCGCTGGAATTTGAATTAACACGCCGGGATATCCCGTATGATTATCGCGGGGGTTTGCGCTTTTTTGAACGCGCGCATATTAAAGATTTGTTAGCCTACTTAAAACTCCTTGATAATCCTCGCGATGAGGTAGCTTTCTTACGCGTGATTCAGCTCTATCCCGGCATCGGGGTGGAAACCGGAGTAAAGCTATGGCGCGAATGTTTGAGTGATCTGCCGAGTGCTGAGGAGCTGGCCGGCGCTGCCTGCGAAAAAGCCTTAACGCAACGCTCCAGCGAGGGTTTCCGCAGTTTTCAAAAGACCTTGAAGAAACTTTTGCAGCACGAGAAGCGAGCGCCAAATGATTTGATTCAGGAATTAGCCAAAGGCGAGTATCGGGAATATCTGCAGGTGACCTATCCTAACGCGAATGAACGTATTGATGACTTGCTTGAGTTGGCTCGTTTTGCTGAACGCTATGAAAAGCTGAGCGAATTCTTAGCTGAAGTTTCTTTGCAAGAATCTTTTGGCGTGGTCACTGAAACGGGCGCAGCAAGTGAGGATGAGGCAATGGTGGTCAGCTCTATCCATCAGGCAAAAGGTCTGGAGTGGGACGTTGTCTTTGTTATCAGCTGCAATGATGGATCTTTTCCAAATCCTCGAGCCCTAAAAGAAGAGGGTGGAATTGAAGAAGAGCGACGCCTCTTCTATGTTGCGGTGACTCGCGCTAAGACGCATCTCTTCCTCAGTTATTCCATCGGCGTAAATATGCGCTCAACTGCCATGTACATGCAGCGACCGTCTCCATTTATCACCGAGCTGCCTGAGCACCTCTACGAAGAGCTGACCCTGACAGAGGAGCGGGGATCACCTGATGATTTCTTCATTGAAATGGATAGTGATGGTGAGCCAAAAAGCGTCCTCGACATTTTGCTTGAGGAGAAGAAGCAGCGACGGTCTAGGGGAAGAGGGTAG
- the lexA gene encoding transcriptional repressor LexA yields the protein MTVVLPKKKQELLKYLQEYITEHSYAPTLTEIAKKFGVSSLATIHEHLAFLEENGFIRRDKQQARGITLLNPEDNATQSESALNTIELPIVGVITAGAPIEAIEDRDRTLSVPQEIAGRKNAYVLKVRGDSMIESLIADGDFVVVEKTEYAKDGDTVVAMLEDGTATLKKFFKHKSYIRLQPANKAYAPIKVPSVVIQGRVLGVMRKM from the coding sequence ATGACCGTTGTACTACCAAAGAAGAAACAAGAGCTCCTGAAATACCTTCAGGAATATATTACTGAACATAGCTACGCCCCTACCCTGACCGAGATAGCGAAAAAGTTTGGCGTGTCCTCACTTGCTACGATTCACGAGCATCTCGCCTTTTTAGAGGAGAACGGCTTTATCCGTCGTGATAAGCAACAAGCCCGTGGAATTACCCTGCTCAATCCAGAGGATAACGCTACGCAAAGTGAAAGCGCCTTGAATACAATAGAATTACCAATCGTTGGGGTTATCACCGCAGGTGCACCAATTGAGGCTATTGAGGATCGCGACCGCACGCTTTCCGTCCCCCAGGAAATCGCTGGCCGTAAAAACGCCTATGTATTAAAGGTGCGCGGCGATTCTATGATTGAAAGTCTCATTGCTGACGGTGATTTCGTTGTTGTAGAAAAAACTGAATACGCAAAAGATGGTGACACTGTTGTAGCAATGCTAGAGGACGGCACCGCTACCTTAAAGAAATTCTTTAAGCATAAGAGCTATATTCGCCTACAACCAGCTAACAAGGCATATGCACCAATTAAAGTACCATCCGTAGTTATTCAAGGACGCGTACTTGGTGTCATGCGCAAAATGTAA
- a CDS encoding helix-turn-helix transcriptional regulator — protein sequence MLEHIFGSRTRAKLLRLFFLHPEEWYFVREICRTLDEHMNSIRRELEHLERLDILESKVEDRKKYYRVNTDFVLYSELQSLFLKSQVVLQKSFLDAISKIGSVKLLVLTGVFTGIPNTLTDVLLVGKINKAKLKKLLGVLQKEVSSQLRYTVFSAREFQYRNDLTDRFIFHILENKRIVMIDRLGVTMRQKTEIKKDDAVKAHEEKVSSTRQQSV from the coding sequence ATGCTTGAACACATATTTGGATCAAGAACTCGAGCCAAGCTACTACGGCTTTTCTTCCTACATCCAGAGGAATGGTACTTTGTGCGGGAAATTTGTCGCACCTTAGATGAGCACATGAACTCAATCAGACGGGAGCTAGAGCATTTGGAGCGATTAGATATACTGGAGTCAAAGGTGGAAGATAGGAAAAAATACTACCGCGTGAACACCGATTTTGTTCTCTACAGTGAGCTGCAATCTCTCTTCCTTAAGTCGCAGGTAGTTCTGCAAAAAAGCTTCCTGGATGCGATTAGTAAGATAGGTTCAGTTAAACTATTAGTACTTACTGGAGTATTTACCGGAATTCCAAATACGCTCACAGATGTTTTACTTGTAGGTAAGATAAATAAAGCAAAGTTAAAGAAGTTGCTTGGGGTATTGCAAAAGGAAGTTAGCTCGCAATTACGCTATACTGTTTTCTCGGCCCGTGAGTTTCAGTATCGCAATGATTTAACTGATCGCTTCATTTTCCATATTCTGGAAAATAAACGCATAGTTATGATTGATCGTTTAGGTGTAACGATGCGACAAAAGACAGAGATAAAGAAAGATGATGCAGTTAAAGCGCATGAAGAAAAAGTATCTAGTACTCGACAGCAGTCAGTCTGA
- the rplL gene encoding 50S ribosomal protein L7/L12, protein MSEENATPAAEESKEDKAVEVPEKFKALVEQIEKLNVVELSELVKVLEDKFGVSAQAAPVMMAGMPAAGGDAGAAEEKSSFDVELTEAGGNKIAVIKVVREVTQKGLKEAKDLVDGAPKMIKEGATKEEADDLKKKLEEAGAKVTLK, encoded by the coding sequence ATGTCAGAAGAAAACGCAACACCAGCAGCCGAGGAATCAAAGGAAGACAAGGCTGTTGAAGTACCAGAAAAGTTTAAGGCATTGGTCGAGCAAATCGAGAAGCTCAACGTGGTTGAACTCTCTGAGCTCGTCAAAGTGCTGGAAGATAAATTCGGAGTATCAGCTCAAGCTGCTCCAGTCATGATGGCTGGTATGCCAGCTGCCGGTGGAGACGCCGGTGCTGCAGAGGAGAAGTCCTCCTTTGATGTCGAGTTGACCGAAGCCGGTGGCAACAAGATTGCTGTCATCAAGGTCGTCCGTGAAGTGACCCAGAAGGGCTTGAAAGAAGCCAAGGATCTCGTCGACGGTGCACCAAAGATGATCAAAGAAGGTGCTACCAAAGAAGAGGCTGACGATCTGAAGAAGAAATTGGAAGAAGCCGGAGCTAAGGTAACTCTGAAGTAA
- a CDS encoding 50S ribosomal protein L10 — translation MSKSKAKKEQDLAELREQLDRASLAVFTSFSGLQVGDEQKLRQAVYDVGGEYHVAKKTLLKKVFGEKGHETLGIEEINQPISITFGFGDEVETAKALADFRKEHESVQFLGGYLEGNLINAASIEALSKLPSRQQLLGQLVRTIQAPLSGFVNVLQGNIRGLVTVLSAIKDQKSA, via the coding sequence ATGAGCAAATCAAAAGCCAAAAAAGAGCAGGATTTAGCCGAATTGCGTGAGCAGCTCGACCGAGCAAGTTTGGCCGTTTTCACCTCATTCTCTGGACTCCAAGTTGGAGATGAGCAAAAACTTCGTCAAGCAGTTTACGATGTTGGTGGAGAGTATCACGTAGCCAAAAAGACCTTATTAAAAAAGGTGTTTGGTGAAAAGGGACACGAGACGCTGGGTATCGAGGAAATTAACCAGCCGATCAGTATCACTTTTGGATTCGGTGATGAAGTGGAAACCGCAAAAGCCTTGGCTGATTTCCGTAAAGAGCACGAGAGCGTCCAATTCTTGGGCGGCTACCTCGAAGGAAATCTTATCAATGCCGCATCAATTGAAGCCTTGTCTAAGTTGCCATCACGGCAGCAGCTCCTTGGCCAATTGGTTCGCACGATCCAAGCTCCATTGTCTGGATTCGTCAATGTACTCCAAGGCAATATCCGCGGTTTGGTCACTGTCCTCAGTGCAATCAAAGATCAAAAATCAGCTTAA
- a CDS encoding UMP kinase, whose translation MKKQPTQPVSIISLGGSLIVPDEIDVTFLKKFRQLILSFVRQGQRFVIITGGGKTNKRYNEAARKLATVKAVDLDWIGIATTKVHAHLLRSIFGAYANTTLIDNPEKPPKMLRPILLGGGYVPGHSTDMDAVQMAIALGATRILNLSDIPYVYTKDPKKYKDAKALGQVNWKEYRKIIPKKWTPRLSSPFDPRASALAQKHGLEVDILQGKRLEQVKLALQGKAFHGTRIFT comes from the coding sequence ATGAAAAAACAGCCCACACAACCAGTAAGCATTATTTCACTAGGCGGGTCACTGATTGTGCCTGATGAAATAGATGTCACGTTTTTAAAAAAGTTTCGTCAATTGATTTTGAGCTTTGTACGGCAAGGTCAGCGCTTTGTTATTATTACCGGGGGAGGGAAGACAAACAAACGTTACAATGAAGCAGCTCGGAAGCTCGCCACCGTCAAAGCAGTTGATCTGGACTGGATAGGTATTGCCACGACGAAGGTACATGCGCATCTTCTCCGTAGCATTTTTGGTGCATACGCAAATACCACCCTCATTGATAATCCTGAGAAGCCGCCAAAGATGTTGCGGCCGATTCTCCTAGGGGGAGGCTATGTCCCAGGGCATTCAACAGATATGGATGCTGTGCAGATGGCAATTGCTCTAGGGGCCACTCGTATTCTCAATTTGTCCGACATTCCCTATGTGTATACCAAGGATCCCAAGAAGTATAAGGACGCAAAAGCGCTTGGGCAAGTGAACTGGAAAGAGTATAGGAAAATAATCCCTAAGAAGTGGACACCGCGTTTAAGCTCGCCATTTGATCCTCGAGCAAGTGCTTTGGCCCAAAAGCACGGCTTAGAAGTGGATATTTTGCAGGGGAAGCGTTTAGAGCAGGTAAAATTAGCCCTCCAGGGTAAGGCATTTCATGGTACACGCATTTTTACTTGA
- the mltG gene encoding endolytic transglycosylase MltG yields the protein MHTRFRLLFFLSAVILLTLTGVFWYQNGLRAVSSEAEDKTIVIAQGDSVQNIADTLKGAGLIRSTNVFRLYVKLQGVQSDLQAGTYVLNTDLSVAEITERLSDGDVLADEILVRLREGLTKEQIAQQLGDAFAEVQDKSADELRKTFLLAFNDANRPYDFLADVPVNGTLEGFLFPDTYRFFKNATAEDVTVKLLDTFAEKVPVELRAEADQYGYSFYEMLTLASIIEKELQKTEDRRLAADLFLRRLEIGQALQSDVTVKYVTGNDGFDTSVDSPYNTYKYQGLPPGPISNPGLDAITSALQPIPNEYYYFLTDADDVAHFAKTFAEHSVNVQKYLE from the coding sequence ATGCATACACGTTTTAGGCTTCTTTTTTTTCTTAGCGCTGTTATTCTACTGACACTTACCGGTGTGTTTTGGTATCAAAATGGTTTACGCGCAGTTTCTAGTGAAGCAGAGGATAAGACTATTGTGATTGCGCAAGGGGATAGTGTGCAAAATATCGCTGACACCTTAAAAGGGGCTGGCCTTATTCGCAGCACAAATGTTTTTCGTCTCTATGTGAAGCTGCAAGGCGTGCAAAGTGACTTGCAGGCAGGCACCTATGTCCTAAATACTGATTTGAGTGTTGCTGAAATCACGGAGAGGTTAAGCGACGGGGATGTGTTGGCTGATGAAATCCTTGTGCGATTACGAGAGGGCTTAACAAAGGAACAAATCGCTCAGCAGCTCGGCGATGCATTTGCCGAAGTGCAGGACAAGTCAGCTGATGAGTTACGCAAGACCTTTCTCCTTGCTTTTAATGATGCAAATCGTCCATACGATTTCTTGGCTGATGTACCAGTGAATGGCACGCTTGAAGGCTTTCTCTTTCCAGATACTTATCGCTTCTTTAAGAATGCAACAGCAGAGGATGTGACAGTAAAATTACTTGATACTTTTGCGGAAAAAGTCCCGGTTGAATTACGTGCTGAAGCTGATCAATACGGATATAGTTTTTACGAAATGCTGACACTTGCCTCAATTATTGAAAAAGAATTACAAAAAACCGAGGATAGGAGATTGGCGGCAGATTTATTCCTCCGTCGTTTAGAGATTGGGCAAGCGCTTCAGTCGGATGTAACGGTGAAGTATGTTACCGGCAATGATGGTTTTGATACCTCGGTTGATAGTCCATACAACACTTATAAATATCAAGGATTGCCGCCTGGTCCTATTTCCAATCCCGGTCTCGATGCAATCACCTCAGCCCTTCAGCCCATTCCAAATGAGTACTACTATTTCTTAACCGATGCAGATGACGTTGCGCATTTTGCAAAAACATTTGCCGAGCATTCAGTAAATGTTCAGAAATACCTAGAATGA